From the genome of Silurus meridionalis isolate SWU-2019-XX chromosome 12, ASM1480568v1, whole genome shotgun sequence, one region includes:
- the zmp:0000000529 gene encoding WD repeat-containing protein 20: MAGDGGALKDINEIKSQFRTREGFYKLLTLSDSQQRAGLARGPGAGSGAAGAASIPGGGGGLVPGPGASSPASAGFLPPVRVSMVKLQPEDPSEESERVCFNVGRELYFYTYTNIKKAVDLSKPIDKRIYKGTQPTCHDFNQYSATADSVALIVGFSAGQVQYLDPIKKETSKLFNEERLIDKTKVTCLKWLPKSENLFLASHASGHLYLYNVEHPCGTTAPQYSLLRQGEGFAVYACKTKTPRNPLLRWAVGEGGLNEFAFSPDGVHIACVGQDGCLRVFHFDSMELHGVMKSYFGGLLCVSWSPDGKYLATGGEDDLVTVWSFAESRVVARGHGHKSWVNVVAFDPFTTSIEEEEPMELSGSEEDLHQGQGALNFGRVRTSSTLSRLSRHSSKGGPSVSYRFGSVGQDTQFCLWDLTDDVLYPRLPLSRALTNTFGSNAPPSISAGLNSTSGSGGVEGHHHPSNTHQTASLPLPLPRSLSRSNSLPHPAVANASKNQGGTESGGTGVSGVGSSAPFSIGRFATLSLQERKSDKSATGGEKEHKRYHSLGNISKSNDKINVAPRSNRLDASKVLGTTLCPRMNEVPLLEPLVCKKIAHERLTVLVFMDDCIITACQEGLICTWARPGKMHSSQPLSTQNGNSPSGTVV; the protein is encoded by the exons ATGGCCGGCGATGGAGGCGCTCTGAAGGATATCAACGAGATCAAGTCGCAGTTCCGCACCAGGGAGGGTTTTTACAAGCTGCTCACGCTCTCGGACTCGCAGCAGCGGGCCGGCTTGGCGCGCGGTCCCGGCGCCGGGAGTGGCGCAGCCGGTGCTGCCTCGATACCGGGGGGCGGTGGCGGTCTGGTACCCGGACCCGGCGCCTCCTCTCCGGCTTCGGCGGGCTTCCTGCCCCCGGTGCGGGTCTCCATGGTGAAGCTTCAGCCGGAAGACCCGAGCGAGGAGTCCGAGCGTGTGTGCTTCAACGTCGGCCGCGAGCTCTACTTCTACACCTACACCAACATCAAAAAG GCAGTGGATCTTAGTAAGCCTATAGATAAGCGTATATATAAAGGGACGCAGCCGACATGTCACGACTTCAATCAGTATTCTGCGACTGCAGACAGCGTGGCTCTCATCGTGGGTTTTTCGGCTGGCCAGGTGCAGTACCTGGACCCCATCAAAAAAGAGACCAGCAAGCTTTTCAATGAAGAG AGATTAATAGACAAAACTAAAGTGACTTGTCTCAAATGGCTTCCTAAATCTGAGAACTTATTCCTGGCCTCCCATGCTAGCGGGCACCTCTACCTCTATAACGTGGAGCACCCATGTGGCACAACAGCGCCGCAGTATTCTCTGCTTCGGCAGGGTGAAGGGTTCGCGGTTTATGCTTGCAAGACCAAAACGCCCCGTAATCCACTTTTGAGATGGGCAGTAGGGGAAGGCGGGCTGAACGAATTCGCGTTTTCCCCCGACGGTGTGCACATAGCATGTGTCGGCCAAGATGGCTGCCTACGTGTCTTTCATTTCGATTCGATGGAGCTGCACGGTGTCATGAAAAGCTACTTTGGTGGCTTGCTCTGCGTTTCTTGGAGTCCCGATGGAAAATATTTGGCTACCGGTGGAGAAGATGACCTGGTCACTGTATGGTCATTTGCAGAAAGTCGTGTGGTGGCACGCGGTCACGGTCACAAGTCCTGGGTCAACGTGGTGGCTTTTGACCCCTTTACTACTAGCATAGAAGAAGAGGAACCGATGGAACTTAGCGGTAGTGAAGAGGACCTCCACCAAGGCCAAGGGGCACTAAATTTCGGTCGCGTGCGAACCAGCAGCACTTTATCCCGTCTCTCTCGACACAGCTCTAAAGGAGGGCCGTCTGTCTCGTATCGCTTCGGATCAGTGGGACAAGACACCCAGTTTTGCCTTTGGGATCTCACAGATGATGTCCTGTATCCTCGACTTCCTCTTTCCCGTGCCCTCACCAACACGTTCGGCTCCAACGCGCCACCTTCCATCAGTGCAGGGTTGAACAGCACAAGCGGAAGTGGAGGAGTTGAGGGTCACCATCACCCTTCCAACACCCACCAGACGGCTTCATTACCCCTTCCACTACCTCGCTCCCTCTCGAGGTCCAATTCCCTGCCACATCCTGCTGTTGCGAATGCTTCGAAAAACCAAGGGGGAACAGAAAGCGGAGGGACGGGCGTAAGCGGCGTAGGAAGCAGCGCCCCCTTTAGCATTGGACGTTTTGCAACGCTATCGCTCCAAGAGCGCAAATCAGACAAGTCTGCCACTGGAGGGGAAAAGGAGCACAAGCGCTACCACAGTCTTGGGAACATAAGCAAGAGCAACGACAAGATCAATGTAGCACCGCGTAGCAATCGATTAGATGCGTCTAAGGTGTTGGGAACAACGTTGTGTCCACGCATGAATGAAGTCCCCTTGCTCGAACCTCTAGTTTGTAAGAAGATCGCCCACGAAAGGCTCACGGTTCTTGTCTTTATGGACGACTGCATCATCACCGCATGCCAAGAGGGACTCATCTGCACCTGGGCACGGCCAGGCAAAATG CATTCTTCTCAGCCATTATCGACACAAAACGGAAACTCGCCCAGCGGAACGGTGGTATAG